One Tumebacillus amylolyticus DNA segment encodes these proteins:
- a CDS encoding non-ribosomal peptide synthetase/type I polyketide synthase produces MSAAKIRKQDLEDILALTPVQEGMLFHHLHDPDGRQYREELRLRIHGEISIPLFDAAWQHVVRTNEMLRTVIRWQGVKQPVQLILKDHPPYLLHTEGQVSDEMSVYDLSSVPFGVELCKLSETEYEMVLRHHHILYDGWSNGILLREFVTAYRQLAQSESPSHPRKPKFKEYIRWVQAQDQAKQQAFWSSYLEELGEQVPFSIKNKGALTAAKPSKHELALGVERSARMREFARSQGVTLATLFYAAWGQLLQRYNNSEDVVFGTTVSGRSGGLPGADDVVGLFINTLPLRVKHRKGQTAADLLQEMQRALNERAEFESTPLVDVKAAFDTILVVENYPLNTELLSGGAGPFAVTGYEMREMTNYDLTVAIECFDSINVILTWPEALFDEEMIARCAAHLVQLLDEIVADAATPAERLNLLTAQERADLLESTRTEAFFPELMIHELFEEQVRLHPQRVALEFQGGKLTYGELNERANRMARVLRDRGVGPESLVALCTDRSLEMYIALFAILKAGGAYLPLAPHLPLERAAYMLEESQPVLLLCQRTYAHTYRGLCEVLELEDEQFQQGSGEDLGLSGSASQLAYVLYTSGSTGRPKGVLIEHRSVVNRLHWMQQTYPIGADDVILQKTPYMFDVSVWELFWWSFVGARLHILAQGDEGNPQALYEIIESANVTTMHFVPSMLQVFLEYGELTGGSSRLSSLRQVFASGEALGSKQVETFRRLLADVKLVNLYGPTEATVDVTHYDCADHRIERPVPIGRAIDNIRLYVLSSQGQLQPVGVPGELCIAGVGVGRGYLKRPELTEAVFVPDPFVAGERMYRTGDLVRQLSDGNLDYLGRFDNQVKIRGYRIELGEIEHRLAQVDGIREALVLVKGDASEDRELVAYVVADASLDISGTQSELHQHLPAYMVPQKFVLLEKMPLTPNGKADRKALPEPNAVSKPNARQAGTVVQQIAAIWQDVLGVEKVGLHESFFELGGNSLKMVRVFSRLQSAFEKEITMPTLFRYPTVYDLAGYYRAEESIEEPTGVAIEDSQADDVAVVGMAVRVPGAGDVEQFWTNLAQGVESIAFFTDEELREAGIAEEVIAKPNYVKAKGYLEDADLFDAAFFEYGAKEAEMLDPQVRLLHECAWEALEHAGEAARAGGASVGVYVGGSPNFHWLRHVAGDASSALEEFQAMLLNEKDFFSTRLSYKLNLTGPSVTVQSACSTSLVAIEKAWGDLRRGSCDLALAGGVSVTYPTKTGYLHEDGMIHSPDGHCRAFDEQAQGTVGGNGVGIVVLKRLQDALRDGNRIYAVVKGASVNNDGARKASFTAPGVDGQASVIRAAHRAAHVKPEEISYVETHGTGTPLGDPIEIEALKLAFGNLQPGSVRIGSVKTNIGHLDAAAGVAGFVKTALALHHKQLPPSLHYHRPNPKIDFEKSPFRVNATLTPWEQEVRRAGVSSFGMGGTNAHVVLEQAPEQVFDAPHRACELLVLSAKTEGSLARAAENLAHHLETHPNEELADVAYTLQIGRRDFGVRRSLVVRDRQDALDQLRGLAGEPAIAKASERRPVVFLFTGQGSQYVNMGKGLYENEPIFRDAVNRGREILRPLLGFDVLDVLYPATSESIEEATQRINQTALAQPLLFVVEYAMATLLMSWGIQPEQMIGHSIGEYVAACLARVISYEDALRLVTIRGQLMQELPSGSMLSVNLPRADVEVLLTEELAVAAVNAPDLVVVSGPSHAVEKLDGLLQERGVKTTFLHTSHAFHSPMMDPILDVFEREVASVALSAPQLPYHSNVTGTQITAEQATSPAYWCRHLRSTVAFSQSVEELCQTEDSLFVEIGPGRVLSTFVLRHPARQTQQAAVYLTRHPVEQTDDSAHLYKQIGRLWTMGARVDWKAFYGNEKRRLVPLPTYAFERRRFGANPTTPRSRVENVFTGKQSDIADWFYLPSWERIPLTENEEVAAWKDEDVWLVFTDRNGCVEPLVARLQEKFSRVLTVRADEWFARVNESTYTIHPREKADYEALLADLARRGLTPRKIIHAWSLQESDPHELTLESVEQVLDEGYYSLLYTAQALGQREYEGNLHLYVLTDSMQEVTGAENLRPEQATILGFTKICGLEFQNITCRALDVEVQAVFPFCEQVLQECLSDAQDLVVAYRGRHRWVKTVKPSRFEKNGASVERLRDGGVYLITGGLGGIGFAIAQNFASTVKHAKLVLTGRSGKPDPDSLIGRSLREMEAAGAEVLVMQADVANLDEMRRVVLEAEHKFGRLDGVVHAAGVADYLGILMNRTKEQNDAILAPKIAGTLVLDSLLQGKSLDFFVLCSSIGNVAYHQKFGQSGYNAANEFLDAFAWYRNARDGVFTVAINWPDWQEVGMSLQSAETWAKQLNTDVETILHDGLTAAEGVEVFRRILRHSHPQVVASPQNLLWKLERGASHFTDLLEQGSQSKPQQVRAESLTAYIAPSNEIEKQLCELWQNLFALGQVGVHDNFFDLGLSSLDLVRANAKLKELFKRELPIVALYEHSSIHALAKHLSRRDTGQEEQRKAELNKSKSVMKNTLSRLGKRQ; encoded by the coding sequence GTGTCTGCAGCAAAGATTCGAAAACAAGACCTCGAAGACATCCTCGCACTCACGCCCGTTCAGGAGGGGATGCTGTTCCACCATCTGCACGATCCCGACGGGCGTCAGTACCGGGAAGAGTTGCGGTTGCGCATTCATGGGGAGATTTCGATCCCCCTGTTCGATGCGGCTTGGCAGCATGTCGTCCGAACGAACGAAATGCTCCGCACGGTCATTCGCTGGCAAGGTGTCAAACAGCCGGTCCAACTCATCTTAAAAGACCATCCGCCTTATCTGCTCCACACGGAGGGGCAGGTTTCGGATGAGATGTCGGTCTACGATCTGTCGTCGGTTCCTTTTGGAGTGGAGTTGTGCAAGCTGTCCGAGACGGAGTACGAGATGGTACTCCGTCATCACCACATCTTGTACGACGGATGGAGCAATGGCATTCTCCTGCGCGAGTTCGTTACCGCCTATCGCCAACTGGCGCAGAGCGAGAGTCCGTCCCATCCAAGAAAACCGAAATTCAAGGAATACATCCGCTGGGTGCAAGCACAAGACCAAGCCAAACAACAAGCGTTCTGGAGTTCCTATCTGGAAGAGTTGGGGGAGCAGGTTCCTTTTTCTATAAAAAACAAAGGAGCACTGACCGCAGCAAAACCATCTAAGCATGAACTCGCGCTGGGCGTTGAGCGGAGTGCCCGCATGCGTGAGTTTGCCCGCTCGCAAGGAGTCACGCTTGCGACTCTTTTCTACGCGGCGTGGGGTCAACTTTTGCAACGATACAACAACTCCGAGGACGTGGTGTTCGGAACGACGGTGTCGGGTCGCTCAGGAGGCTTGCCCGGTGCGGACGATGTGGTGGGGCTGTTTATCAACACGTTGCCTTTGCGCGTGAAGCACCGCAAAGGGCAGACTGCGGCAGACTTGCTGCAAGAGATGCAACGGGCGCTGAATGAAAGAGCCGAGTTTGAAAGCACACCGCTGGTGGATGTGAAGGCTGCGTTTGACACGATTTTGGTCGTGGAGAACTATCCGCTGAATACTGAACTGCTTTCCGGTGGGGCGGGGCCGTTCGCAGTGACCGGATACGAAATGCGCGAGATGACCAACTACGATCTGACCGTCGCAATCGAGTGTTTCGACTCGATCAACGTGATCCTGACATGGCCGGAAGCGCTGTTTGACGAAGAGATGATCGCCCGCTGTGCGGCTCATCTCGTTCAGCTCCTAGACGAAATCGTCGCTGATGCGGCGACTCCGGCCGAACGTTTAAACCTGCTGACGGCTCAAGAGCGTGCAGATCTGTTGGAGTCGACGCGGACGGAGGCATTTTTTCCAGAGCTCATGATTCATGAGTTGTTCGAGGAGCAGGTGCGTTTGCATCCGCAGAGAGTCGCGCTGGAATTTCAGGGCGGAAAGCTTACGTATGGCGAGCTGAACGAGCGGGCGAATCGTATGGCGCGCGTGTTGCGTGACAGAGGAGTCGGTCCGGAGTCGCTCGTCGCGCTTTGCACCGATCGCTCTCTTGAGATGTACATCGCGCTGTTCGCCATCTTGAAAGCGGGCGGTGCCTATCTGCCCCTGGCACCCCATCTGCCGCTGGAACGTGCCGCTTACATGTTGGAGGAGAGCCAACCGGTGCTCCTGCTCTGCCAACGAACGTATGCGCACACGTACCGCGGACTGTGTGAGGTACTGGAACTGGAAGACGAGCAGTTTCAGCAGGGCTCAGGCGAGGATCTCGGTCTGTCTGGCTCGGCAAGCCAATTGGCGTATGTGCTGTACACCTCGGGTTCGACGGGTCGACCGAAGGGCGTTTTGATCGAACATCGTTCGGTCGTCAACCGTCTGCATTGGATGCAACAGACGTACCCCATCGGGGCGGACGATGTGATCTTGCAGAAAACACCGTACATGTTCGATGTTTCGGTGTGGGAACTGTTCTGGTGGTCGTTTGTCGGGGCGCGGTTGCACATTTTGGCTCAAGGCGATGAAGGAAACCCGCAAGCGCTGTATGAGATCATCGAGAGCGCAAATGTGACGACGATGCACTTCGTGCCGTCGATGTTGCAGGTGTTCTTGGAGTACGGGGAACTGACGGGTGGAAGTTCGCGTCTCTCCTCGTTGCGGCAGGTGTTCGCAAGCGGTGAAGCGCTCGGGTCGAAGCAGGTGGAGACGTTCCGGCGCTTGCTCGCCGATGTGAAACTGGTCAACCTGTACGGCCCCACAGAGGCGACCGTCGATGTGACGCACTATGACTGCGCTGATCATCGGATCGAGCGCCCGGTACCGATTGGCAGGGCAATCGACAACATCCGTCTCTACGTGCTGTCCTCGCAAGGGCAACTCCAACCGGTCGGTGTGCCGGGCGAATTGTGCATCGCAGGCGTCGGAGTGGGGCGCGGGTATCTGAAGCGGCCCGAGCTGACCGAGGCGGTGTTTGTGCCCGATCCGTTTGTGGCGGGAGAGCGGATGTACCGGACAGGCGATCTCGTTCGCCAACTCTCGGATGGAAATCTCGACTACTTGGGGCGTTTCGATAACCAAGTGAAGATTCGCGGGTACCGCATCGAACTCGGTGAAATTGAGCATCGGTTGGCACAGGTGGACGGGATTCGCGAGGCGTTGGTGCTCGTGAAGGGCGATGCGTCCGAAGATCGTGAACTGGTCGCCTACGTGGTCGCCGACGCGTCCCTTGACATCTCGGGGACGCAATCAGAACTGCACCAACATCTCCCTGCCTATATGGTTCCGCAAAAATTCGTACTGTTGGAAAAAATGCCGCTGACACCGAACGGCAAGGCCGATCGAAAAGCGTTGCCGGAACCTAACGCCGTCTCGAAGCCGAACGCTCGCCAAGCGGGGACTGTAGTGCAGCAGATCGCCGCCATTTGGCAAGATGTCTTGGGTGTGGAGAAAGTGGGCTTGCACGAAAGCTTCTTCGAACTTGGCGGCAACTCCCTCAAAATGGTGCGGGTGTTTTCCCGCTTACAAAGCGCGTTTGAAAAGGAAATCACGATGCCGACTTTGTTCCGTTACCCGACCGTCTATGATCTCGCTGGATACTACCGAGCGGAAGAGAGCATCGAAGAGCCTACAGGTGTTGCGATCGAGGATTCGCAAGCCGACGATGTGGCGGTGGTGGGCATGGCGGTGCGCGTTCCCGGTGCGGGAGACGTCGAGCAGTTTTGGACGAACTTGGCGCAGGGGGTGGAATCGATTGCTTTCTTCACCGACGAAGAGCTTCGGGAGGCAGGAATTGCCGAAGAGGTGATCGCCAAGCCGAACTATGTGAAAGCCAAGGGCTATCTCGAAGATGCGGATCTGTTCGACGCGGCGTTTTTCGAGTACGGAGCGAAGGAAGCAGAGATGTTAGACCCGCAAGTGCGCCTCTTGCATGAATGTGCGTGGGAAGCGTTGGAACATGCGGGGGAAGCGGCCCGTGCAGGAGGGGCGTCGGTCGGTGTCTATGTGGGCGGCTCTCCGAACTTCCACTGGTTGCGCCACGTCGCAGGCGATGCGTCGAGCGCGCTGGAGGAGTTTCAGGCGATGTTGCTCAATGAGAAGGACTTCTTCAGCACGAGACTGTCGTACAAGCTCAACCTTACGGGGCCGAGCGTGACGGTGCAGTCCGCGTGTTCGACGTCTCTCGTTGCCATCGAGAAGGCATGGGGGGATTTGCGTCGCGGAAGTTGCGATCTCGCGCTGGCAGGCGGGGTGAGCGTGACCTATCCGACGAAAACCGGGTATCTGCACGAAGACGGCATGATTCATTCGCCGGACGGCCATTGCCGAGCGTTTGACGAACAGGCACAGGGGACTGTCGGCGGCAATGGTGTCGGAATCGTCGTGCTCAAGCGTCTCCAAGATGCATTGCGCGACGGGAACAGGATCTACGCGGTGGTCAAGGGCGCGTCCGTCAACAATGACGGAGCTCGCAAAGCGTCGTTCACCGCTCCGGGCGTCGACGGGCAAGCGTCTGTGATTCGAGCCGCACATCGGGCTGCACACGTGAAGCCGGAGGAGATCTCCTATGTGGAGACGCACGGAACCGGCACGCCGCTTGGCGATCCAATCGAGATCGAAGCGTTGAAGTTGGCGTTTGGCAACCTGCAACCGGGAAGCGTGCGGATCGGTTCGGTCAAAACGAACATCGGACATCTCGATGCGGCGGCGGGTGTGGCCGGTTTTGTGAAAACGGCCTTGGCTCTGCATCACAAGCAACTGCCGCCGAGTCTGCACTATCACCGACCCAACCCGAAGATCGACTTTGAAAAAAGTCCGTTTCGCGTCAACGCGACCCTGACTCCTTGGGAACAGGAGGTGCGCCGAGCGGGGGTGAGTTCGTTTGGCATGGGGGGCACCAATGCCCATGTGGTGCTGGAACAGGCGCCGGAGCAGGTATTCGACGCGCCGCATCGAGCTTGCGAACTGCTGGTACTCTCTGCGAAAACGGAGGGATCGCTGGCACGAGCAGCCGAAAACTTGGCGCATCATCTGGAGACGCACCCGAACGAAGAGCTTGCCGATGTCGCGTACACGCTGCAGATTGGGCGTCGAGACTTTGGCGTCAGACGTTCCTTGGTCGTGCGAGATCGACAAGACGCGCTGGATCAATTGCGAGGACTCGCCGGAGAGCCTGCCATCGCCAAAGCGTCGGAGCGACGTCCCGTGGTGTTCCTGTTCACGGGACAGGGTTCGCAATACGTGAACATGGGTAAGGGACTGTACGAGAACGAGCCGATCTTCCGTGATGCGGTGAACCGTGGACGTGAGATTCTTCGTCCGCTCCTTGGATTCGACGTGCTCGACGTGTTGTACCCTGCGACTTCGGAAAGTATCGAAGAGGCAACGCAACGCATAAACCAGACCGCACTCGCGCAACCGTTGTTGTTTGTCGTCGAGTATGCGATGGCAACTCTCTTGATGTCCTGGGGCATACAACCCGAGCAGATGATCGGGCACAGCATCGGGGAGTATGTCGCGGCTTGCCTGGCTCGGGTCATTAGCTATGAAGACGCGTTGCGCCTCGTGACGATTCGCGGTCAACTCATGCAAGAACTGCCGAGCGGCTCGATGCTCAGCGTCAACCTCCCGCGAGCGGACGTTGAGGTCCTCTTGACCGAAGAGTTGGCGGTGGCGGCGGTGAATGCGCCGGATTTGGTCGTGGTTTCCGGGCCGAGTCATGCGGTGGAGAAGTTGGACGGGCTCTTGCAGGAACGGGGCGTGAAGACTACCTTCTTGCACACGTCGCATGCGTTCCATTCGCCGATGATGGACCCGATTCTCGACGTGTTCGAACGAGAAGTTGCGTCTGTCGCCCTGTCGGCGCCACAACTTCCTTATCACTCCAATGTGACAGGTACGCAAATCACAGCGGAACAAGCGACATCGCCGGCGTATTGGTGTAGACACCTGCGGAGCACGGTGGCTTTTTCGCAGAGCGTGGAGGAGTTGTGCCAAACAGAAGACTCGCTGTTTGTAGAAATTGGGCCGGGACGTGTCTTGTCGACGTTTGTCTTGCGTCATCCGGCACGGCAGACTCAGCAGGCGGCGGTGTATCTGACACGCCATCCGGTGGAGCAGACCGACGACAGCGCGCACTTGTACAAACAGATCGGCCGTCTCTGGACGATGGGGGCGCGAGTTGACTGGAAAGCATTTTATGGTAACGAAAAACGTCGTCTGGTACCCTTGCCGACGTATGCGTTTGAACGCCGCCGTTTTGGTGCCAATCCGACGACCCCTCGCTCGCGGGTGGAGAACGTGTTCACCGGCAAGCAGTCGGACATCGCCGATTGGTTCTATCTCCCGTCGTGGGAGCGCATACCGCTTACGGAGAACGAAGAGGTGGCAGCTTGGAAGGACGAAGATGTCTGGTTGGTCTTCACAGATCGAAACGGCTGTGTGGAACCGCTTGTTGCACGATTGCAAGAAAAGTTTTCCCGCGTGTTGACCGTACGGGCAGACGAATGGTTTGCTCGCGTGAACGAAAGCACCTATACGATCCACCCGCGTGAAAAAGCCGATTACGAAGCGTTGCTTGCAGACCTAGCACGGCGAGGGCTGACCCCGCGCAAGATCATACACGCGTGGAGCCTGCAGGAGTCCGATCCGCACGAACTGACGCTGGAGAGCGTGGAACAAGTGTTGGACGAGGGCTATTACAGCTTGCTGTATACCGCACAGGCGCTCGGTCAACGCGAATACGAGGGAAACTTGCACCTCTATGTGTTGACCGACTCCATGCAGGAAGTGACGGGGGCGGAAAACCTGCGCCCTGAACAAGCGACGATCCTCGGCTTCACGAAGATCTGCGGATTGGAATTTCAAAATATCACCTGTCGCGCACTGGATGTCGAAGTGCAAGCGGTGTTCCCGTTCTGTGAGCAGGTGTTGCAGGAGTGCTTGAGCGACGCTCAAGACCTCGTCGTCGCGTATCGAGGCCGCCATCGCTGGGTGAAGACCGTCAAACCATCACGCTTTGAAAAAAACGGCGCGTCGGTCGAACGACTGCGCGACGGCGGCGTGTACTTGATCACCGGGGGGTTAGGCGGGATCGGGTTCGCCATCGCGCAAAACTTCGCTTCCACCGTGAAGCACGCAAAACTGGTGTTGACAGGTCGTTCCGGCAAGCCCGACCCCGACAGCCTCATCGGACGCAGTTTGCGCGAGATGGAAGCGGCAGGAGCAGAAGTGTTGGTGATGCAAGCGGATGTCGCAAATCTTGACGAGATGCGCAGAGTCGTGCTTGAGGCCGAACACAAATTTGGCCGCCTCGATGGCGTGGTGCATGCGGCAGGGGTCGCCGACTATCTTGGGATTCTCATGAACCGCACCAAAGAACAAAACGACGCCATCCTCGCCCCAAAAATAGCGGGCACGCTGGTGTTGGATTCTCTTTTGCAAGGGAAGTCGCTCGATTTCTTCGTGCTCTGCTCCTCGATTGGCAACGTGGCCTATCACCAGAAGTTTGGGCAGAGCGGGTACAACGCTGCGAACGAGTTTCTAGACGCGTTTGCGTGGTACAGGAACGCCCGTGACGGAGTGTTCACCGTCGCGATCAACTGGCCGGATTGGCAGGAAGTCGGGATGTCGTTGCAATCGGCCGAGACCTGGGCGAAGCAATTGAACACCGACGTCGAGACGATCTTGCATGACGGGCTGACCGCAGCAGAAGGGGTGGAGGTGTTTCGCCGGATTCTGCGTCACTCGCACCCGCAAGTGGTGGCATCCCCTCAAAACCTGCTCTGGAAGTTGGAGCGTGGGGCGTCTCATTTTACCGATCTGTTGGAGCAAGGGAGCCAGAGCAAGCCGCAACAAGTGCGTGCCGAGAGTTTGACCGCGTACATCGCACCGTCCAACGAGATCGAGAAACAACTGTGCGAGTTGTGGCAGAACTTGTTCGCACTGGGACAGGTGGGGGTCCACGACAACTTTTTCGATCTGGGGTTGAGTTCGCTCGATCTCGTGCGCGCAAACGCCAAGTTGAAAGAGCTGTTCAAGCGAGAACTGCCCATCGTCGCGCTGTATGAGCATTCCTCGATTCACGCGCTGGCTAAGCACCTCAGCCGTCGTGATACCGGACAAGAAGAGCAACGCAAAGCAGAGCTGAACAAATCGAAATCGGTTATGAAAAACACGCTGTCGAGACTTGGGAAACGCCAGTGA
- a CDS encoding non-ribosomal peptide synthetase, with amino-acid sequence MHQYLEEQAAKTPDAVAAVFRNESLTYRELNAKANQLAHHLRQQGVRPESVVGLMLDRSLWMIIGIYGILKAGGAYLPLAPSNPVQRLQYIQEDSGVQVVLTESKHLGKLTAQMIALDDEDLYTGSEEDLLCVNQPSDLVYVIYTSGSTGKPKGVMIEHGALVNRLEWMQAAYPIGSRDVILQKTPFTFDVSVWEMFWWSMVGAKVCFLAPGMEKFPQAIMEATETQQVTVMHFVPSMLNAFLNYVEGAGEMSRLQSLRLVFASGEALASQHVEKFNELLHHRNGTRLINLYGPTEATIDVSSYDCPTTGVLSGSVPIGKAITNIGLHVLNVQGDLVPDGEVGELVITGIGVARGYLNNPKLTAEKFVDSPLGRLYKTGDLARVLPDGNIEYHGRIDHQVKIRGLRIELGEIEACALDYEGVDQCAVVVREESETVVKLVACLVTETSFDLKGLRKHLKDRLPDYMLPGAYELYVTLPLTDNGKVDRKALVAREVL; translated from the coding sequence ATGCACCAGTATTTGGAGGAGCAGGCTGCAAAAACGCCGGATGCGGTTGCAGCCGTTTTTCGAAACGAGTCCCTTACGTATCGTGAGTTGAACGCCAAAGCGAACCAACTCGCTCATCACTTGCGTCAACAAGGGGTCAGGCCGGAGAGTGTTGTCGGGTTGATGCTCGACCGCTCGCTTTGGATGATCATTGGCATCTACGGCATCTTGAAAGCGGGCGGCGCCTATCTGCCACTCGCACCGTCAAACCCTGTGCAACGGTTGCAGTACATTCAGGAGGACAGCGGCGTTCAGGTGGTTCTGACGGAGAGCAAGCACCTCGGAAAGCTTACCGCGCAGATGATCGCGCTGGACGACGAAGATCTCTACACCGGTTCGGAGGAAGACCTTCTTTGCGTAAACCAACCATCCGACTTGGTGTATGTGATTTACACCTCAGGCTCTACTGGCAAGCCCAAAGGAGTCATGATCGAGCATGGTGCGTTGGTGAATCGCCTGGAATGGATGCAAGCCGCGTACCCGATCGGGTCAAGGGATGTCATCTTGCAAAAAACTCCGTTCACGTTCGATGTCTCCGTCTGGGAGATGTTCTGGTGGTCGATGGTCGGGGCAAAAGTTTGCTTCCTCGCACCGGGGATGGAGAAATTTCCACAAGCGATTATGGAAGCCACCGAAACGCAACAGGTGACGGTGATGCACTTCGTGCCTTCGATGCTCAACGCGTTCTTGAACTACGTGGAAGGAGCCGGCGAGATGTCTCGCTTACAGTCTCTGCGTTTGGTGTTCGCAAGCGGAGAAGCGCTGGCGTCTCAACATGTCGAGAAGTTCAACGAACTGCTCCATCACCGCAACGGAACGCGGTTGATCAATCTCTACGGTCCCACAGAGGCGACGATCGACGTCTCCTCGTACGATTGCCCGACAACAGGTGTCCTCAGCGGCTCCGTTCCGATTGGAAAAGCGATCACCAACATCGGCCTCCATGTGCTAAACGTTCAGGGGGACCTCGTCCCGGACGGGGAAGTCGGAGAGTTGGTCATCACGGGGATTGGGGTGGCGCGAGGATATCTGAACAATCCAAAATTGACGGCTGAGAAGTTTGTGGACTCTCCTCTTGGACGCCTGTACAAAACGGGTGACCTCGCACGGGTGTTGCCGGATGGGAACATCGAATACCATGGACGGATCGACCATCAAGTCAAGATACGCGGGTTGCGCATTGAGTTGGGAGAGATTGAAGCGTGTGCGCTGGACTACGAAGGAGTGGATCAGTGTGCGGTGGTCGTGCGCGAAGAATCGGAGACGGTCGTCAAGTTGGTCGCTTGTCTCGTGACGGAGACATCCTTCGATCTCAAGGGTCTTCGCAAACATCTCAAAGACCGACTGCCGGACTACATGCTGCCCGGAGCGTATGAGCTGTACGTGACCTTGCCGTTGACAGACAACGGGAAAGTGGACCGCAAAGCATTGGTGGCACGAGAAGTGCTGTAA
- a CDS encoding acyl-CoA dehydrogenase family protein, producing MKQHLSSAQQELYSEFLTFVHEHVEPSANRWDIDQGIPHETISLCAARGYLGGTVPTEFGGQGWDYVTYGLFNEAIGRGSISLSGMFNVHTMVTETLCKWGTDDQQKFWLPKLASGEQVAALALTEPGAGSDLQMMKTNYRREGDTFILNGVKKWITFGAAADVLLVFGKLDGEQPIACLVHKDTPGLTITHIPDMLGFKASYLAMLEFDNVQVPVENMIGRPGFAISYLAPYALEFGRISIAWASLGLLRACVETCGAHVMDRAAFGANLIDHGMISHMITDMGVDLEAATLLCLEACRAKNEHRADATEKIMIAKYFASRAGARHSANAVQIMGALGCNDNHSVSRYYRDSKTMEIVEGSNQIHQLLLGKSFAKKAKRAVRK from the coding sequence ATGAAACAACACCTGTCCTCTGCTCAACAGGAGCTCTACTCCGAGTTCCTGACGTTTGTCCACGAACACGTGGAACCCAGCGCCAACCGGTGGGACATCGACCAAGGCATCCCGCATGAGACGATCTCGCTCTGTGCAGCGCGCGGATATCTGGGTGGGACGGTTCCGACCGAGTTCGGCGGTCAAGGTTGGGACTATGTAACCTACGGCCTATTTAATGAAGCAATTGGCCGTGGGAGCATCTCCCTGTCCGGCATGTTCAACGTACACACGATGGTGACCGAAACGCTTTGCAAGTGGGGAACAGACGACCAACAGAAGTTCTGGCTTCCAAAGCTTGCCTCCGGGGAACAGGTGGCGGCACTTGCGTTGACCGAGCCGGGAGCGGGTTCCGACTTGCAGATGATGAAGACGAACTATCGCCGAGAAGGGGACACCTTCATTCTCAACGGCGTAAAAAAATGGATCACGTTCGGCGCAGCAGCCGATGTGTTGTTGGTGTTTGGGAAACTGGATGGGGAACAGCCGATTGCTTGCTTGGTCCACAAGGACACGCCGGGCCTGACGATCACCCACATCCCGGACATGCTCGGGTTCAAAGCGTCGTACCTCGCGATGCTGGAGTTTGACAACGTCCAAGTTCCCGTGGAGAACATGATCGGTCGCCCGGGTTTTGCCATCTCCTATCTCGCGCCGTATGCCTTGGAATTCGGGCGCATCTCCATTGCCTGGGCATCGCTTGGGCTGTTGCGCGCGTGTGTCGAGACTTGCGGGGCACATGTGATGGATCGTGCGGCGTTTGGAGCCAATCTGATCGACCACGGAATGATCTCTCACATGATCACCGATATGGGCGTCGATTTGGAAGCAGCGACCTTGCTTTGTCTTGAAGCATGTCGAGCCAAGAACGAGCACCGGGCGGATGCCACGGAAAAGATCATGATCGCCAAATATTTCGCATCGCGGGCAGGAGCGCGCCACTCTGCAAATGCCGTGCAGATTATGGGAGCCCTCGGGTGCAATGACAACCACTCCGTCTCTCGGTATTACCGCGATTCGAAAACGATGGAAATCGTCGAAGGCAGCAACCAGATTCATCAACTTTTGCTTGGAAAAAGCTTTGCGAAAAAAGCCAAGCGGGCGGTGCGCAAATGA
- a CDS encoding acyl carrier protein, whose product MAEKKIETILHDYISEHVDDVEFDHETELFEEGLVNSLFAIQLMTFLEKEFGIKVTMDDLDMDNYKSVSAIACFIRAKQAAQV is encoded by the coding sequence ATGGCTGAGAAAAAAATCGAAACGATCCTTCACGACTACATCTCCGAGCATGTAGACGACGTGGAGTTTGACCACGAAACCGAACTGTTCGAAGAAGGACTGGTGAACTCGCTGTTCGCCATTCAGTTGATGACGTTCTTGGAGAAAGAGTTTGGCATCAAAGTCACGATGGATGATCTGGACATGGACAACTACAAATCGGTATCGGCGATTGCGTGCTTCATTCGAGCCAAGCAAGCGGCACAGGTGTAA